The nucleotide sequence GGAGCGCACCTCACTGAGCAAAGCAAGGCCAAGCGGTGGCGATGGGAGGGTGGGCCGTTTATTCTCATCCGGCCTCGCTCAAGTCGGTTCCTAGGTTCTGACGACAGCCTTTCGATTGCGACGGTCGAAGACCTGCGCAACCTGTTTGCCGATGGTCGCGAGGCCACGCCTCAAATCGTCCTCTCGTTGCCCGTTACGATCAATCGCGTGATGATGAGATTGGGGACGGTTCTTGAAGGCAACTTGGCCGCGAGCACCGACGAATAATGGCGCGCCGCCCCGCCATTTTCACGCAAGATGATATCAAGCGCGCCTTTGCCGGTGCGCGTGATGCGGGCGTGCGCGTGGCGGTGTTGATCGACCCGACCGGACGGCTTGCGATCGTCCCGGCCGAACAGATCGCGGTGCCGTTGCTGCCCGACGACCTGGACGCGCGCATAGACGCGTTTGCGAGCGGCTGATGGCGAAGCGCTACGCCTATGTCGGAAGTTTTGAGGACCGTCACGGCAAGCGCCGGTGGCGCTTTCGTCGCAAGGGCTATCCGACGCACTATTTCAAGGAACCGCACGGGACCAAGGCGTTCGACCGGGAATATGCCGCCTGTATCGAGCAGGAACTGGTGCCGGTCGGCGCTGGCCGGATTGTGCCTGGAAGCGTGTCTGACGCCATTGCGCGCTATTACAGCGACAATGCCTTTCACGATCTCGCACCGGCAACACAGACGGTTTATCGGGGCGTCTTGGAGCGGTTCCGCGACAAGTTCGGGAACGATCCGCTTAAAGCCTTTGATGCCGATCGCATCGCGCGGCTGATGACTGCGATGCGGCACAAGCCACATGCGGCGGCGCGGCTTCGCAAGTTGCTGGCCCAGCTGATGCGCATCGGCCGTCGCGCCAAGATCATCCCGCATGGCTTTGACCCGGTGAAGGATACCAGCGCGCCGAAAACGGTCAGCGAGGGTTATCACCGCTGGACAGAGGACGAGCTGGCCGCATTCGAGGCCAAGCACCCGCTGGGCACGAAACCGCGCCTGGCGTTCGCCCTGTTGCTCTATGGGGCGCAACGCAGCGGCGACGTGCGCCTGATGACGCGCGAATCGATCGCCGGTGGCCGTGTGCGCCTCGACCAGTCAAAGACCGGCAACGCCGTCGACGTGCCGATCGTGCCGCCACTGGCGGAAGCGCTGGAAGCGGGACCGATCGGCGCCGGGACGCTGCTGGAGGCGAAGCACGGCGAGGGCTACACGCCCAAGGGCTTCTACAACATGATGAAGCGCGCCTGCATCGCTGCCGGGGTGCCACATTGCTCGCCACATGGCCTTCGCAAGTCGGCGGCGCGGCGCTGCCGTGAGGCCGGTTGCAGCGACGATCAGGGCATGGCGATCACCGGCCACAAGACGGTGAAGGAGTATCGCCGATATGCTGGTGAGGACGCGCGCGGGGCGCTGGCCGACGCTGCGATGGCACTGGTTTTGGCTAACCTTCCCGAAAAGGTAGCCAAAGCATCAACGCAATCCATTGAAAAGGCTGCGCTATGAGCCTGAAACTGGATGCCCCGCGTGGATTCGAACCACGATTGACGGAGTCAGAGTCCGTAGTCTTACCATTAGACGACAGGGCAATCGCCGGAGGCGCGGCACATAAGGCGGGGGCGCCGAACGGTCAAGCGACAATATCGCCGGGCCTCTCGCCACCTTGATGGCCCGGCATCCATGCGTTAGCGTGGTTACCAAGCACCGGCAGCGATCTTCGCTGTGACGGATAGAACATAAGTGAGTAAACGGCATGGGGGATATATCCACCCAGTCGCCGAAGCGGCGCAGGCAAGGTCCCGCGCCCGCACGATCGGCCGAAACGCCGGGCAAGCGCCGTTTGCGTGCGCCCGAAGGGCGGCATTATGCGGCGCTCGACCTGGGCACCAATAATTGCCGGCTGCTGATCGCCCGTCCACAGGGTTCCGGCTTTGCCGTGATCGACGCTTTTTCGCGGATCGTTCGCCTGGGCGAAGGGTTGGCGACCAGTGGCGAATTGTCCGACGCGGCGATCGACCGCACCATCGCGGCGCTACGGATCTGTGCGGACAAGCTGCGGCGGCGCAATGTGGCGCTTGCTCGGTCGGTCGCGACCGAAGCATGTCGCCGGGCCAGCAACGGGCCGGAATTCATTGCCCGCGTGCGGGCGGAAACGGGAATCATGCTCGATATCATCTCGGCCGAGGAAGAAGCGCGGCTGGCCGTACTGGGCTGTCACGCGCTGATCGAACCGGGCGACGGGCCGGCGCTGGTGTTCGACATTGGCGGCGGATCGACTGAACTGGTGCTGGTCGACAATCGCGATCCCGCGCCGCGCGTACTGGACTGGCACAGCGCGCCTTGGGGTGTCGTATCCCTGACCGAAGCGAGCGCGATCGGCGCCGAACCCGGCGAAAGCCTTGAGGCGCATTATGCGCGGATGCGCGCGCTGGTGGCCGATTCCTTTTCACCCTTTGCCGCGCGGGTCGGGCGGCCCCGCGGCGTGCCGCGCCTGCTGGGCACCAGCGGGACAGTGACGACGCTGGCCAGCGTGCATCTGGGCCTGTCGGCCTATGACCGCTCCGCCATCGACGGGCTGATCGTGCCCGCCCACGCCATGCGGACCATCAGCCAGCGGCTGGCGGGCCTGACGCTGGCCGAGCGGGCAAAGGTGCCGTGCATCGGCACCGAACGCGCCGATTTGGTGGTCGCGGGCTGTGCAATTCTGGAGGCGATTTTGGACCTGTGGCCTGCCGAACGGCTGGGAATTGCGGATCGGGGCATCAGGGAGGGCATTTTGCGCCGCCTGATGCAAGGTGGTGCGGCATGAGCCGGGGTGGCAGCGGCAGCCGGGTTCGCGTTCGCACGTCGCGCGGGCGCACGGCGCAATCGACGCGCTGGCTCGAACGTCAGCTCAACGACCCCTATGTCAAACGCGCCAAGGCGGAGGGCTATCGCAGCCGCGCCGCCTACAAGCTGATCGAGCTGGACGAGAAGTTCTCGTTCCTGAAGGGGATGCGCCGGATCGTCGATCTGGGCCTCGCGCCCGGCGGTTGGAGTCAGGTGGTGCGCCGTCGTCTGCCGCAGGCCAGCGTCGTCGGCATCGACCTGTTGCCCGTCGACCCGATCGAGGGCGTCACCATCCTCCAGATGGACTTCCTGTCCGACGCCGCGCCCGAACGGCTGAAGGAGGAACTGGGGGGCGAGGCCGATCTGGTCCTGTCCGACATGGCCGCCAACACGGTGGGCCACCCCCAGACCGACGCGCTGCGCACCTCGGCGCTGGTTGAGGCGGCACATGAATTCGCCTGTGAAGTGCTGCGCCCCGGCGGCACCTTTGTCGCAAAGGTGTTTGCCGGTGGTGGCGACACGTCGATGGTCGCCGAAATGAAGCGCAACTTCGCCACGGTGAAACACGCCAAGCCGCCATCGAGCCGAAAGGGCTCGGTCGAATGGTTCGTCGTGGCTCAGGGATTCAAGGGCCGGCGCAAGGCAGAGGACGAAACCGGGTCTGAGGACTAACGCCCTCGCCCGGTGGCCTCAGGCGGCGAACGCGACCTCGGCGGCCTCGGTCGCGGCAATCCAACCGCCGCCCAGCACGCGGTCGCCGGCATAGAGCACTGCCGCCTGCCCCGGCGCCACGCCATATTCGGGCGCGGCAAAGACCACGCGGTCGCCGTCTAGCCGCGCGGGCACGGGCTTGGCCAATGAGCGGACCTTGACCGTCATCGGGCCGTCGCTTTCTTCACCCAGCCAGTTCACGCCCTCGATCCGCGCTGCTGCCACGGCCAGTGCGGCGCGCGGGCCGACGACCACGTGCTTGGCCGCGGGGTCCAGCCGAACGACGTAAAGCGGCTCGGCCAGCCCGCCGATCTCGAGTCCGCGTCGCTGGCCGACGGTATAGTGGACCAGCCCCCGATGGCGGCCCAGCACGCGACCGTCGACATGGACGATGTCGCCCCCCTCACCCGCTTCAGGCCGCAACTTTCGCACCAGCCCGGCATAATCGCCATCGGGGACGAAGCAGATGTCCTGGCTGTCGGGCTTGGCCGCAACGCCCAGCCCCAGTTCGGCGGCCAGTGCGCGCACTTCCGCCTTGGGCATTCCGCCCAGTGGAAAGCGCAGGAAGTCCAGCTGCTCGCGCGTGGTCGCGAACAGGAAATAGCTCTGGTCGCGGGCCGGATCGACCGCGCGGTGAAGCTCGGCACCGTGCGGGCCGACGATACGGCGCACATAATGACCAGTGGCCAGGCAATCGGCGCCCAATTGCCGCGCCATGGCGAACAGGTCGGTGAACTTCGGCCCCATATTGCACTTCACGCACGGAATCGGCGTGCGCCCGGCCAGATATTCGTCGGCGAAATCGTCGATCACCTGCTCGCGAAAGCTGGTTTCGTGGTCGAACACATAATGGGCGATGCCCAGCCGGTCGCATACCGCGCGCGCATCGCGAATGTCGCGCCCGGCACAGCACGCGCCCGCCCGGCCGACTGCTTCGCCGTGATCGTAAAGCTGAAGCGTGACCCCGATCGTCTCAGCACCCGTGCGCGCGGCCAGTGCGGCGACGACCGAACTGTCGACGCCGCCCGACATGGCGACCACGATCCGACGGCCCTGAACGGGCGGGGGAAGCTGAAAATCGGGGGTGAACATCATCCGGCCTTATAGGGATTCGCACGCCCCGATGCAAAACGGCGTCTTTACGGGACCTTTAGCAATCGCTGCTAAACCGGATCCATGGGTAAGGGCGTATCAGGCATCCCGGCATGGATCTGAGCCTCGCGCGGTTTGAGCGCGATGTCCGTGCACGTCTGGCGTCCAGCCCGGTGGATATGCTGCTGGCAACCGCGGCCGGGCGACAGTCGGCTACGCCGACCGCGCGACTGGCCGCACAGCTGGCGAAAATAACGGTCGGGCGCGCGCACGGCGCGTTCGATCGTGAAACGGCGCGCATCTTGTCGATTCGGCGGCAGGAGTAAACACAGTGTTTACCCTCCCGTTTTAGCGGTTCTTCAAGACCAAGGTTTTAGTTTCGGTTGCGTAAGAGAGGGGGCCCCGCCCCGATCGAGGTAAGGTTATGATCGAGAACCAGAAAATGAGGCCGGGCAAGGTTATCGGGCCGCTGGGCGAGCCGCTTACGCTGGACACGCTGCCGCCCCCCGACACGACGCGCTGGGTCGTGCGTCGCAAGGCCGAAGTGGTGGCTGCCGTAAATGGTGGCTTGCTGACCATCGACGAAGTATGCGATCGCTATGGTTTGACGGTCGAAGAATTCGCGGGATGGCAGCGCGCGATTGACCGTTCGGGGATGCCGGGACTGCGCGTGACGCGAATCCAGCACTACCGCTCCCTTTACGAGCGCCAGCAGAAATATTGAGATCGGCCGGAACAGCCGACGTCCCCTGGGCGGCCCCGACGCGGGCCGCCCATTTTTTTTCGACCGTAGTTTACGCCGTGGATCAGGCCGGTTGCGGAACATTCGCCCGCGTGACGAGTCCTAGCCTCAGACAGCCCGCGAATTGGGCATGCAACGGAGGGACGTAACATGGATATCGTGGGTATCATCATTTGGCTGGTCGTGGGCGGTGTCGTCGGTTGGCTTGCCAGCATGGTCATGCGCACCGATGCACAGCAGGGCATCCTGCTGAACATCGTCGTCGGCATCATCGGTGCGTTCATCGGCGGGCTGCTTTTTGGTGGTTCGATCAACGCAGGCGTGACGCTTTACACGTTCCTCGCCTCGCTGGTCGGTGCGATCATCCTGCTGGCGATCGTCAATCTCGTCCGTCGTGGTCGCGTGCGCTAACACGCCCTTCGACAGGACTGAAAAAGGGGCCGTCCGGGAAACCGGGCGGCCCCTTTTGCATGTCAGCGCAGGACGAAGCGCACGGTAACGGTCGCGGTCACATCCTGTTCGCCCGCCGCGATGGCGGTTTCAGGGGCGGGGGCCGCGTCCATGCGCGACACCATCATCATCGGGCGCGGCATGCTGCCCGACGAACCTTCGCTGATCGAAGCGATACGCTCCACCCGCATGCCGGCGGCTTTGGCATATAGTTCGGCCCGCGACCGTGCCCGCGCGATCGCATCCGCCCGCGCCTCGTCCATTGCGGCGTCCGGCTGGGCAAGCGTCAGGTTGGGCCCGTCGATCTGATTTGCGCCCTCGCGCACCAGCGCGTCGAGGATCGCACCGCTTTTGGCCACATCGCGAAAGCGGATGCTGACCCGGTTGGACGCCTGATAGCCGGTGATGACCGGCGGGACGTTTTCGCCATAGCGATACTGCGGGTTGAGCGCGATCGTCGCGGTCTGGATATCGCGTTCCGACACGCCCGCGCGCTTCAGCGCGGATAATACCTTGTCCATGCGCGCGGCATTGGCGGACAGGGCTGCCGCGGCGGTTTCGGACTGGGTGACGACGCCCGCGTTGATCACCGCCATGTCGGGCACGCGCGTGGTGCGCCCTTCGGCCACCACGTCCAGCAGCGCCGCATCCGGCAGGATCGGCGTCGCCTCCTGCGCGAGTGCAGGCGATGAGGTTGCCGCGATCATCAACATGACGGGGATAAGTTTCGGCATCGTTTCAACGTCCTTCTGCCTCGATTGATCGATTGGCTCTCGCATTGCGCACCTCAACCGTTGCTGAACGGCAACGATGCCAGAGTAGTACTCGGCAGGACAGCATCCGCTTGCGATTACAGTGTGAATCGCGCATGTCGCGCACGTGATTATTGGCCGGCTTGAGGTCGGTGACTTATTCCGATAATACAGCTTGCTGACAAGCGACGCGCTGGCACCCTTTCAGGGGGTGGGCCACAGGGGTGCAGGATGAACTACGAGACTTCGACCATTGATGCGGAAGGCCGTTTGCTGGCAGGTGAAGCGGCTCCGCCGCCCCGCTGGCGTCGTTGGGCCATCATCGCGGCGGTGGTCGTGTTGGCCGGGCTGGCCGTCTGGTTCTTTCTGGCGCCCAAGCCGGCCGAGGTCGATCCGCTGAAGGGCGGCGGCGCGCGTGATCAGCAAATCCCCTCGATCAGCGTGGCCGTTCCGGGCAGCGATACAGTCCGCACGATCATTTCCGGCACCGGCTCCCTTGCGGCACGCCGCGAGATGCCGATCGGCGTCGTCGGTGAAGGCGGGGCGGTGACGCGGGTGATGGTCGAACCCGGTGACTGGGTGAGCGCGGGCCAGACGCTGGCAACGGTCGACCGCTCGGTCCAGACCGAAACCGCCGAATCACTCGCCGCACAGGTGCGGGTGGCGCGCGCGGACGCCGAACTCGCGGAATCCGAACTGAAGCGCGCGCAGCAGCTGGTCGATCGCGGCTTTATTTCAAAGGCCGATGTCGAGCGCCGCACGGCAACGCGCGACGCCGCACGCGCACGGGTGTCCGTGGCCGAAGCGCAGCTGGCTGAAACGCGGGCGCGCAATCGCCGCCTCGACATTCGCGCCCCCGCCGCCGGGCTGGTACTGGCGCGCGCGATCGAGCCGGGACAGATTGTCGGCGGCGGTCAGAGCGTGCTGTTCCGCATCGCCATGAACGGCCAGATGGAAATGCGCGCGCAGCTGGCCGAAAACGATCTTGCCCGCGTCCGTCGCGGGGCCGTGGCCGATGTGACGCCCGTCGGCGCAACAGAATCGGTGCGCGGCGAGGTGTGGCAGGTTTCGCCCATCATCGACCCGCAGTCGCGCCAGGGCATTGCCCGCATCGCCCTGCCCTATGCCGAAAGCCTGCGCCCAGGCGGCTTTGCCAGCGCGCGGATCGTCGCCGGTGCGTCGGTGTCGCCGCAGCTGCCCGAATCGGCGGTGCTGAGCGACAGCCAGGGCAATTTCGTCTATGTGCTGAACGACAAGGACGAAGTCGTGCGGCGTGACGTCCGAATCGGGGAAGTCTCCGATCAGGGCGTGTCGATCGCCAGCGGGCTGACCGGCAATGAACGCGTGGTGCTGACCGCCGGTGGCTTCCTGGCGCCGGGTCAGAAGGTGAAGCCGACGCTCGTCAAGATCGAGCGCTGAAGCGAACAGAAGGAACGCGGGCGATGAACTTCCGCAACATCTCGGCCTGGTCGATCCGCAATCCCGTTCCCTCGCTGGTGCTGTTCGCGGCGCTGACGATTGCGGGGCTGGTCAGCTTCATGCGAATGGACGTCAACAACGAGCCCGACGTGGAATTCCCCGTCGCGATCGTTGTCGTCAGCCAGCCCGGGGCCGCCCCGACCGAGCTTGAGACCCAGGTGACGCAACGCGTCGAATCGGCGGTGCGCTCGCTTCAGGGCATCGACGAGATTTCGTCCAACGTGCAGGAAGGCTCGTCCACCACCGTCGTCCAGCTGGCGATCGGCACGCCGATCGACCGCGCGGTGCAGGATGTGCGAGAAGCCATCACCCAGATCCGCAGCGAATTGCCGGAGGGCATTCTCGAACCGCAAATCTATCGCGCCAACACCACCGACAACGATCTGGCCAGCTTTACCGCCATCGCGCCCGACATGACGATCGAGCAGTTGAGCTGGTACGTCGACAATACCGTCGCCAAGGAATTGCTGTCGGTTCCCGGCCTGTCGACGGTGGAGCGGATCGGCGGCGTCGACCGCGAAATCCGCGTCGTGCTCGACCCCGTAAAGCTCCAGTCGTTCGGCATCACCGCGACTCAGGTCAACAACCAGCTGCGTCAGGTCAATCTGAACGCCGCGGGCGGCCGCGCGGAAATCGCCGGCTCGGAACAGGCGGTGCGCGTGCTGGGCAATGCCCAGAGCGCCTATGACCTCGGCCAGACCCAGATCGCGCTGGGCGACGGGCGCACCGTGCGGCTGGCCGACATCGCCCGCGTGCGGGACGCTTATGCCGAAATCCGGTCAAAGGCCGAATATAACAAGCGTCAGGTCATCGCATTCGACATCAAGCGCGCAAAGGGCGCATCGGACGTCAATGTCTACAACGGCGCGGTCGAAAAGCTGAAGCAGCTTCAGGAACGCAACCCTAAGGTGCGTTTCGAACGACTGTTCAACAACGTCAAATATGTCGAGGACCAGTATCACAGCGCCCTGTCGGCGCTGGTCGAGGGTGCGGTCCTGGCCGTCATCGTCGTGTTCTTCTTCCTGCGCGACTGGCGCGCAACGGCGATTTCGGCGCTGGCCATCCCGATGTCGGCGATCCCCGCCTTCTGGTTCATGGACATGCTGGGCTTCACGCTCAACCAGATGACGCTGCTGGCGCTCAGCCTGGTCGCGGGTGTGCTGGTCGACGACGCCATCGTCGAAATCGAGAATATCGTGCGCCACATGCGGATGGGCAAATCCGCCTATCAGGCATCGATCGACGCCGCCGACGAAATCGGGCTGGCGGTGCTGGCGACCACGATGGCGATCGTCGCAGTGTTCCTGCCCGTAGGCCTGATGCCGGGCATTTCGGGCCAGTATTTCAAGAATTTCGGCCTGACCGTCGTTGCCGCAGTGCTGGTCAGCCTGGCCGTGGCGCGCCTGATCACGCCGATGATCGCGGCCTATTTCCTGAAGGCCAAGGGTCACGCCGAACATGGCGAGGGGCCGATCATGGACGCTTATGTCGGCGTGCTTCGCTGGTCGCTGCGCCATGAACGCGCCAAGGCTTTTGCCGCGAAGGGCGGCTGGTGGCGCAAGCTGGTTGCACCGATCTTCGATCACCGCGTCTGGGTGGTTGGCGCAGGCGGTCTGGCACTGGTGCTGACGCTGTTCATGTTCACGGTCCTGCCGCAGACGTTCCAGCCGACGCAGGATGCCGACGACGTCACCGCGATGGTCGAAATGGTGCCGGGCACGACGCTGGCCCAGACGGACCGCGTCGTTCAGCAGGTGCAACAGATCCTGGCGCAGGAAGACATCGTCACTGATACCTATGCCCGCAGCTTTGTCGGCAATGGGCGCGTGACGGCGATGCTGGCCGAGGACCGCAAGGAAAAGAGCAACGAGTTCGAACGCCGCCTAGCCCCGCGCCTGGCGGCGATCGCCGACGCACGCGTCAACTTCCGCGCTCAGGGCGGCTGGGGCGGGTCGGGACGCGACCTGACGATTACGCTGGGCGGTGAGGATCCGGTGCTGCTGGCCGAAACGGGCAACCGCATCATGGCCGAAATGGCACGCCTGCCGACCGTTGTCGCGCCGCGCGTGCAGGGCGACCTGCAACGCCCCGAAATCACCATCCGTCCGCGGCTGGACCTGGCCGCCAGCATGGGCGTGACCACATCGGCGCTGTCCAACGCGATCCGCATCGCCACGCTGGGCGACATCGATCAGAACAGCGCGCGCTTCAGCCTGAACGACCGGCAGATTCCGATCCGCGTCGCACTGGATGAAAATGCCCGTGAGCGGCTGTCGACGATCCAGAACCTGCCGGTCCAGACGCAGATGGGCGGATCGGTGCCGCTGTCGGTGGTTGCCGATATCGGTTTTGGCGCAGGGCCGACGCGCATCGACCGCGTCAACCAACAGCGCCGACTGATGATCGGTGCCGACCTGGCGCAGGGCGTGGTCAGCAGCGAGGCGATGAAGCAGATCGACGCCCTGCCGTCGATGAAGAACCTGCCGCTGGGTGTGAACCGGCTGACGCTGGGGCAAAGCAAGTTCCAGGCAGAGATGATCACCAACTTCATCATTGCCGTCGTATCCGGCATTCTGCTGGTGCT is from Sphingomonas sp. IW22 and encodes:
- a CDS encoding tyrosine-type recombinase/integrase, which encodes MAKRYAYVGSFEDRHGKRRWRFRRKGYPTHYFKEPHGTKAFDREYAACIEQELVPVGAGRIVPGSVSDAIARYYSDNAFHDLAPATQTVYRGVLERFRDKFGNDPLKAFDADRIARLMTAMRHKPHAAARLRKLLAQLMRIGRRAKIIPHGFDPVKDTSAPKTVSEGYHRWTEDELAAFEAKHPLGTKPRLAFALLLYGAQRSGDVRLMTRESIAGGRVRLDQSKTGNAVDVPIVPPLAEALEAGPIGAGTLLEAKHGEGYTPKGFYNMMKRACIAAGVPHCSPHGLRKSAARRCREAGCSDDQGMAITGHKTVKEYRRYAGEDARGALADAAMALVLANLPEKVAKASTQSIEKAAL
- a CDS encoding Ppx/GppA phosphatase family protein: MGDISTQSPKRRRQGPAPARSAETPGKRRLRAPEGRHYAALDLGTNNCRLLIARPQGSGFAVIDAFSRIVRLGEGLATSGELSDAAIDRTIAALRICADKLRRRNVALARSVATEACRRASNGPEFIARVRAETGIMLDIISAEEEARLAVLGCHALIEPGDGPALVFDIGGGSTELVLVDNRDPAPRVLDWHSAPWGVVSLTEASAIGAEPGESLEAHYARMRALVADSFSPFAARVGRPRGVPRLLGTSGTVTTLASVHLGLSAYDRSAIDGLIVPAHAMRTISQRLAGLTLAERAKVPCIGTERADLVVAGCAILEAILDLWPAERLGIADRGIREGILRRLMQGGAA
- a CDS encoding RlmE family RNA methyltransferase, with translation MSRGGSGSRVRVRTSRGRTAQSTRWLERQLNDPYVKRAKAEGYRSRAAYKLIELDEKFSFLKGMRRIVDLGLAPGGWSQVVRRRLPQASVVGIDLLPVDPIEGVTILQMDFLSDAAPERLKEELGGEADLVLSDMAANTVGHPQTDALRTSALVEAAHEFACEVLRPGGTFVAKVFAGGGDTSMVAEMKRNFATVKHAKPPSSRKGSVEWFVVAQGFKGRRKAEDETGSED
- the mnmA gene encoding tRNA 2-thiouridine(34) synthase MnmA; the protein is MFTPDFQLPPPVQGRRIVVAMSGGVDSSVVAALAARTGAETIGVTLQLYDHGEAVGRAGACCAGRDIRDARAVCDRLGIAHYVFDHETSFREQVIDDFADEYLAGRTPIPCVKCNMGPKFTDLFAMARQLGADCLATGHYVRRIVGPHGAELHRAVDPARDQSYFLFATTREQLDFLRFPLGGMPKAEVRALAAELGLGVAAKPDSQDICFVPDGDYAGLVRKLRPEAGEGGDIVHVDGRVLGRHRGLVHYTVGQRRGLEIGGLAEPLYVVRLDPAAKHVVVGPRAALAVAAARIEGVNWLGEESDGPMTVKVRSLAKPVPARLDGDRVVFAAPEYGVAPGQAAVLYAGDRVLGGGWIAATEAAEVAFAA
- a CDS encoding DUF1153 domain-containing protein, which gives rise to MIENQKMRPGKVIGPLGEPLTLDTLPPPDTTRWVVRRKAEVVAAVNGGLLTIDEVCDRYGLTVEEFAGWQRAIDRSGMPGLRVTRIQHYRSLYERQQKY
- a CDS encoding GlsB/YeaQ/YmgE family stress response membrane protein → MGIIIWLVVGGVVGWLASMVMRTDAQQGILLNIVVGIIGAFIGGLLFGGSINAGVTLYTFLASLVGAIILLAIVNLVRRGRVR
- a CDS encoding SIMPL domain-containing protein, which encodes MPKLIPVMLMIAATSSPALAQEATPILPDAALLDVVAEGRTTRVPDMAVINAGVVTQSETAAAALSANAARMDKVLSALKRAGVSERDIQTATIALNPQYRYGENVPPVITGYQASNRVSIRFRDVAKSGAILDALVREGANQIDGPNLTLAQPDAAMDEARADAIARARSRAELYAKAAGMRVERIASISEGSSGSMPRPMMMVSRMDAAPAPETAIAAGEQDVTATVTVRFVLR
- a CDS encoding efflux RND transporter periplasmic adaptor subunit; its protein translation is MNYETSTIDAEGRLLAGEAAPPPRWRRWAIIAAVVVLAGLAVWFFLAPKPAEVDPLKGGGARDQQIPSISVAVPGSDTVRTIISGTGSLAARREMPIGVVGEGGAVTRVMVEPGDWVSAGQTLATVDRSVQTETAESLAAQVRVARADAELAESELKRAQQLVDRGFISKADVERRTATRDAARARVSVAEAQLAETRARNRRLDIRAPAAGLVLARAIEPGQIVGGGQSVLFRIAMNGQMEMRAQLAENDLARVRRGAVADVTPVGATESVRGEVWQVSPIIDPQSRQGIARIALPYAESLRPGGFASARIVAGASVSPQLPESAVLSDSQGNFVYVLNDKDEVVRRDVRIGEVSDQGVSIASGLTGNERVVLTAGGFLAPGQKVKPTLVKIER
- a CDS encoding efflux RND transporter permease subunit, with translation MNFRNISAWSIRNPVPSLVLFAALTIAGLVSFMRMDVNNEPDVEFPVAIVVVSQPGAAPTELETQVTQRVESAVRSLQGIDEISSNVQEGSSTTVVQLAIGTPIDRAVQDVREAITQIRSELPEGILEPQIYRANTTDNDLASFTAIAPDMTIEQLSWYVDNTVAKELLSVPGLSTVERIGGVDREIRVVLDPVKLQSFGITATQVNNQLRQVNLNAAGGRAEIAGSEQAVRVLGNAQSAYDLGQTQIALGDGRTVRLADIARVRDAYAEIRSKAEYNKRQVIAFDIKRAKGASDVNVYNGAVEKLKQLQERNPKVRFERLFNNVKYVEDQYHSALSALVEGAVLAVIVVFFFLRDWRATAISALAIPMSAIPAFWFMDMLGFTLNQMTLLALSLVAGVLVDDAIVEIENIVRHMRMGKSAYQASIDAADEIGLAVLATTMAIVAVFLPVGLMPGISGQYFKNFGLTVVAAVLVSLAVARLITPMIAAYFLKAKGHAEHGEGPIMDAYVGVLRWSLRHERAKAFAAKGGWWRKLVAPIFDHRVWVVGAGGLALVLTLFMFTVLPQTFQPTQDADDVTAMVEMVPGTTLAQTDRVVQQVQQILAQEDIVTDTYARSFVGNGRVTAMLAEDRKEKSNEFERRLAPRLAAIADARVNFRAQGGWGGSGRDLTITLGGEDPVLLAETGNRIMAEMARLPTVVAPRVQGDLQRPEITIRPRLDLAASMGVTTSALSNAIRIATLGDIDQNSARFSLNDRQIPIRVALDENARERLSTIQNLPVQTQMGGSVPLSVVADIGFGAGPTRIDRVNQQRRLMIGADLAQGVVSSEAMKQIDALPSMKNLPLGVNRLTLGQSKFQAEMITNFIIAVVSGILLVLAVLVLLYKRVMPPFVNMGSLLLAPLGGLLALWITGEPISMPVYIGLLMLLGIVAKNSILLIDFSLEEMAKGVDKMTAIVDAGHKRAQPIVMTTVAMVAGMVPTALSLSGDGSWRAPMGVTVIGGLTLSTILTLLIVPATFSLAVAVEAWAGPRLSRRLLTYRAGDNADDQATLIEHRPGGHIPYRPDDTGSQPAE